Proteins encoded by one window of Nyctibius grandis isolate bNycGra1 chromosome 15, bNycGra1.pri, whole genome shotgun sequence:
- the C1QTNF1 gene encoding complement C1q tumor necrosis factor-related protein 1, producing MEGLWALGVLLLSCLLLPSPAGSQPSPSPDRRWQTDPEEAPSQHHAARATREQKDGSAQDGLPPRPRCVRCCEPPDQRFSYPWYQPLPQINVTILKGEKGDRGERGMQGKFGKTGVAGSRGHAGPKGQKGSVGAPGERCKSHYAAFSVGRKKPLHSNDYYQTLIFDTEFVNLYDHFNMFTGKFYCYVPGIYYFSLNVHTWNQKETYLHIMRNGAEVVILYAQVSDRSIMQSQSVMLELREQDEVWVRLYKGERENAVFSDEYDTYVTFSGHLIKYSGDP from the exons ATGGAGGGGCTTTGGGCGCTTGGCgtcctgctgctctcctgcctgctgctgccctcccctgcgggcagccagcccagccccagccccgacCGGCGTTGGCAGACGGACCCCGAGGAGGCACCGTCCCAGCACCACGCTGCCAG ggccACGCGGGAGCAGAAGGATGGCAGTGCCCAGGACGGGCTgcccccgcggccccgctgcGTCCGCTGCTGCGAGCCGCCCGACCAGCGCTTCTCCTACCCCTGGTACCAGCCCCTGCCTCAGATCAACGTGACCATCCTGAAAG GCGAGAAGGGGGACCGCGGCGAGCGAGGCATGCAGGGCAAGTTCGGCAAGACGGGGGTGGCCGGCAGCAGGGGCCATGCGGGGCCCAAGGGACAGAAGGGCAGCGTGGGCGCCCCGGGGGAGCGCTGCAAGAGCCACTACGCCGCCTTCTCGGTGGGCCGCAAGAAACCCCTGCACAGCAACGACTACTACCAGACCCTCATCTTCGACACGGAGTTCGTCAACCTCTACGACCACTTCAACATGTTCACGGGCAAGTTTTACTGCTACGTCCCCGGGATCTACTACTTCAGCCTCAACGTGCACACCTGGAACCAGAAGGAGACGTACCTGCACATCATGCGCAACGGGGCAGAGGTGGTGATCCTCTACGCCCAGGTGAGCGACCGCAGCATCATGCAGAGCCAGAGCGTCATGCTGGAGCTGCGGGAGCAGGACGAGGTCTGGGTGCGGCTCTACAAGGGCGAGCGCGAGAACGCCGTCTTCAGCGACGAGTACGACACTTACGTCACCTTCAGCGGCCACCTCATCAAGTACAGCGGGGACCCCTGA
- the CANT1 gene encoding LOW QUALITY PROTEIN: soluble calcium-activated nucleotidase 1 (The sequence of the model RefSeq protein was modified relative to this genomic sequence to represent the inferred CDS: inserted 4 bases in 3 codons; deleted 1 base in 1 codon) produces MSRSAGQDLSPHPGWRRDTGRGRAGAGAAGGAAGWGQPAPGAAPGLCPPGSRAVPTAGRAAXTPTPPGRIGPAPRPAAGLRPPVRGAGAGAGRAPPERAAGRTASPGSPRGGGGGGGAXGCREPPVPRRFGRCRPPWRRAGADGSCRRLRAAAGXAAALGRRRGSPRPSLMPVPPCHESMSPLRISVGGLPVLASMTKGADPRFRLRWKAIVLSSACVGFVLLLFCLHRSSPARHGPPSPRNWQLSLQAGDRYNDTYPLSPPQRNPEGVRYRIGVIADLDTQSRGSEEHTWFSYLKKGYLVLSDSGDSVTVEWDKEESVLRSHLAEKGRGMELSELVVFNGKLYAVDDRTGVVYQIEGNKVVPWVILPDGDGTAGKGFKAEWLAVKDEHLYVGGLGKEWTTTTGEVVNENPEWVKVVGYKGDVGHENWVANYNALRAAAGIRPPGYLIHESASWSDTLQRWFFLPRRASHERYSEQADERRGTNLLLSSTQDFGDVTVGRVGEVVPTHGFSSFKFIPDTDDQIIVALKSEEDNGKIASYIMAFTLDGRFLLPETRIGSMKYEGIEFI; encoded by the exons ATGTCCCGCAGCGCTGGGCAGGATCTGTCCCCGCACCCCGGGTGGCGGCGGGACACGGGGCGCGGCCGGGCCGGTGCTGGCGCGGCGGGAGGAGCCGCGGGCTGGGGTCAGCCAGCACCGGGGGCTGCACCGGGGCTGTGCCCACCGGGCAGCCGGGCTGTGCCCACcgcggggagggcgg ggaCACCCACCCCGCCGGGACGGATCGGCCCCGCGCCGCGGCCCGCCGCTGGGCTCCGACCGCCCGtacgcggggcgggggccggggctggccgGGCTCCCCCGGAGCGTGCGGCGGGGCGGACTGCatcccccggcagcccccgcggcggcggtggtggcggcggcg ggggctgccgggagcCGCCGGTCCCGCGGCGGTTTGGCCGGTGCCGGCCGCCGTGGCGGCGCGCGGGGGCTGATGGGAGCTGTAGGCGGCTGcgcgcggcggcggg ggcggctgCGCTCGGGCGGCGCCGCG GTTCTCCTCGC CCCAGTCTGATGCCCGTCCCGCCCTGCCATGAGTCTATGAGCCCGCTCCGGATCAGCGTGGGTGGCCTGCCTGTCCTCGCGTCCATGACCAAGGGGGCTGACCCCCGCTTCCGACTGCGCTGGAAGGCCATCGTGCTGTCGTCAGCCTGCGTGGggtttgtgctgctgctcttctgcctgCACCGCTCCTccccggcacggcacggcccccCCAGTCCTCGCAACTGGCAGCTCAGCCTGCAGGCGGGGGACCGCTACAATGACACCTACCCGCTGTCCCCACCCCAGAGGAACCCCGAGGGCGTGCGCTACCGCATCGGCGTCATCGCGGACCTGGACACGCAGTCCCGGGGCTCTGAGGAGCACACCTGGTTCAGTTACCTGAAGAAGGGCTACCTGGTGCTGTCGGACAGCGGGGACAGCGTGACGGTGGAGTGGGACAAAGAGGAGAGCGTGCTGCGGTCCCACCTGGCTGAGAAGGGCCGGGGCATGGAGCTCTCCGAGCTGGTCGTCTTCAACGGGAAGCTGTACGCCGTGGACGACCGGACGGGGGTGGTCTACCAGATCGAGGGCAACAAGGTGGTGCCCTGGGTGATCCTCCCGGACGGGGACGGCACGGCGGGGAAAG GCTTCAAGGCGGAGTGGCTGGCGGTGAAGGACGAGCACCTCTACGTGGGGGGACTGGGCAAGGAGTGGACCACGACGACAGGGGAGGTGGTGAACGAGAACCCTGAGTGGGTGAAGGTCGTCGGCTACAAGGGCGACGTGGGCCATGAGAACTGGGTGGCCAACTACAACGCGCTGAGGGCCGCGGCGGGGATCCGACCCCCAG GTTACCTGATCCACGAGTCGGCCTCCTGGAGCGACACGCTGCAGCGCTGGTTCTTCCTGCCGCGCCGCGCCAGCCACGAGCGCTACAGCGAGCAGGCGGACGAGCGGCGGGGCACCAACCTGCTGCTCAGCTCCACCCAGGACTTCGGGGACGTGACGGTGGGACGTGTGGGCGAGGTGGTCCCCACCCACGGCTTCTCCTCCTTCAAGTTCATCCCGGACACGGACGACCAGATCATCGTGGCGCTGAAATCGGAAGAGGATAACGGCAAGATCGCCAGCTACATCATGGCCTTCACGCTGGACGGGCGCTTCCTCCTGCCCGAGACCAGGATCGGGAGCATGAAATACGAGGGCATTGAGTTTATTTAA
- the TIMP2 gene encoding metalloproteinase inhibitor 2, producing MPAALPSLLAWLAVLLLGRARPADACSCSPIHPQQAFCNADVVIRAKAVSAKEVDSGNDIYGNPIKRIQYEIKQIKMFKGPDKDIEFIYTAPSTAVCGRLLDTGGKKEYLIAGKSEGNGKMHITLCDLVSTWDSLSPTQKKSLNQRYQMGCECKISRCLSIPCFVSSSDECLWTDWAMEKNNVDGRQAKHYACIKRSDGSCAWYRGMAPPKQEFLDIEDP from the exons ATGCCCGCCGCGCTGCCCAGCCTGCTGGCCTGGCTGGCCGTGCTGCTGCTCGGCAGGGCCCGCCCGGCCGACGCCTGCAGCTGCTCGCCCATCCACCCGCAACAGGCCTTCTGCAACGCCGACGTAG TGATCCGAGCAAAGGCCGTCTCTGCGAAGGAGGTGGATTCGGGGAACGACATCTACGGGAACCCCATCAAACGCATCCAGTATGAAATCAAGCAGATCAAG ATGTTCAAGGGCCCCGACAAGGACATTGAGTTCATCTACACGGCGCCGTCCACCGCCGTGTGCGGCCGGCTGCTGGACACCGGCGGGAAGAAGGAGTATCTCATCGCAG GCAAGTCGGAGGGCAACGGCAAGATGCACATCACGCTCTGCGACCTGGTCTCCACCTGGGACTCGCTGAGCCCGACCCAGAAGAAGAGCCTAAACCAGCGGTACCAGATGGGCTGCGAGTGCAAG ATCTCGCGCtgcctctccatcccctgcttCGTCTCCTCCTCGGACGAGTGTCTCTGGACAGACTGGGCGATGGAGAAGAACAACGTGGACGGGCGGCAGGCGAAGCACTACGCTTGCATCAAGAGGAGCGACGGCTCGTGCGCCTGGTACCGCGGCATGGCCCCCCCCAAGCAAGAGTTTCTTGACATCGAGGACCCCTAA